Genomic DNA from Rubripirellula tenax:
GCGGTTTTCTCGAAATCACGATGTTCGCCGCCACCCGGTGATGCCAACCGTTATCCGACTGAGATCAGATTAGCCTCCAAATGAATCGCAGCGTTTCATCAGCGGTCTTCGGCAAACTGAAGTGTCACCGCAATGACAGATCTTATTCCGTCGCAACAAGCCACAAGGGCGTGCGGGTTGATATTCACTTCTTCTGTGACACAGATGATGCGATCGACCGACTTCTTCCTCTAGCTGAGAAGGTTTGGCGTGGCCGTGTTCGATACTTCAAAGCTTTCCGTGAATACGCTGTTACGGAATTGCTTGAACTTCTGAATGGTTTTCTCGACTGCGGTGAAGACAATCCGCCACAAGTATCGGCTACGAAACTACGCAAGGTGCTTGCTGTGCCATACTCGATTACTTTCATGCTTTCTGGTAATGATTACGAAGACGAGTTTTTCGAGATCACTGGTGGTGATTCACCTTGCCTGCATGAACACTGCCTGACGGTATCTTTTGATGGCGACGGCCGAATTGTCGATGGCGACGCGAGATCCCTGTTCTGAATTCACAACGGCGGATAACCA
This window encodes:
- a CDS encoding DUF2262 domain-containing protein, with translation MNRSVSSAVFGKLKCHRNDRSYSVATSHKGVRVDIHFFCDTDDAIDRLLPLAEKVWRGRVRYFKAFREYAVTELLELLNGFLDCGEDNPPQVSATKLRKVLAVPYSITFMLSGNDYEDEFFEITGGDSPCLHEHCLTVSFDGDGRIVDGDARSLF